One Echinicola strongylocentroti DNA window includes the following coding sequences:
- a CDS encoding S9 family peptidase, whose amino-acid sequence MKKLTYITYCCAIFLFGQVSFAQNATLDIDRIYSGEFSQEGMSSYEWVENGHAYAVVENTQDGKPVIAKYQTDSGAKSLLVTGEQLVPAGKTASIGVERFLFSPDRTKLLIFTNSSRVWRANTKGDYWVLDLKTNELSQLGSSFPSSSLMFAKFSEDNSKVAYVHDFNLFVEDIVTGEIQQLTDRNNENSINGTFDWAYEEEFGARDGFRWSPSGEHLAFWNFDISGVGTFYMIDNIDSIYSKPLPLQYPKVGQDPSSVKIGVSDLNNNKIHWVPLPGSSVQHYLPGMQWVNSETLLIQQLNRHQNQLTVWTYNIRTETIKAVYKETEETWVDIYYPDVSAGGWEENDLKLVDNNTAFLRLAESDGWRHAYKVSIASGDKTLLTPTEFDVASIAGVTDSSIYFHASPTNTAQRYLYSASLNGNGEIQRITPEGANNGINIYNCSPNGQYAIQQHDEALAPSTYNLVSLPNHKTLRSLVENNRYKQQLADLKLPEILFFQVDTEEGVPIDGRMIKPVDFDPSKRYPVLFHVYGEPWGAVATDNFVGLWNIMLAQKGYIIIDMDNRGTPCLKGSEWRKSIYRQVGRINARDQALAAKEVFKQFPFVDQDRVAVWGWSGGGSMTQNLLFKYPDIYHTGMAVAGVSLQLIYDNIYQERYMGLPQENVADFIEGSPISHAKNLKGNLLLVHGTNDDNVHYQSQELLVDELIRHNKQFDMMAYPNRSHGIYEGMNTRKHLYTLLTNYLMEHVPTNK is encoded by the coding sequence ATGAAAAAGTTAACCTATATCACCTATTGTTGTGCAATCTTCCTGTTTGGTCAAGTGAGTTTTGCGCAAAATGCTACCCTTGACATCGACCGGATCTATTCCGGGGAATTTAGTCAAGAAGGAATGAGTAGCTACGAATGGGTAGAAAATGGCCATGCCTATGCAGTGGTAGAAAATACACAAGATGGAAAGCCTGTAATAGCCAAATATCAAACGGACTCGGGAGCAAAAAGCCTTTTGGTCACTGGAGAGCAGCTGGTACCTGCCGGCAAAACAGCCAGTATCGGTGTGGAGCGTTTTTTATTTTCTCCAGACAGGACCAAGCTCCTTATCTTCACCAATAGCTCTAGGGTCTGGCGAGCCAACACAAAAGGAGATTACTGGGTATTGGATTTAAAAACCAATGAGCTATCGCAGCTTGGCAGCAGCTTTCCTTCTTCCTCCTTGATGTTTGCCAAGTTCTCCGAAGACAATAGCAAAGTGGCCTATGTGCATGATTTTAATTTATTTGTGGAGGATATTGTCACTGGAGAGATACAGCAACTTACAGACCGCAACAATGAGAATAGCATAAATGGTACCTTCGACTGGGCTTATGAAGAGGAATTTGGTGCAAGGGACGGTTTCCGATGGAGCCCCTCCGGGGAGCATTTGGCCTTCTGGAATTTTGACATCTCTGGAGTGGGTACTTTTTATATGATTGATAATATCGACTCCATTTATTCCAAACCTCTTCCCCTGCAATATCCTAAAGTAGGGCAAGATCCTTCTTCTGTAAAGATCGGTGTGAGTGACCTAAATAATAACAAAATCCATTGGGTACCCCTGCCCGGATCCAGTGTACAGCATTACCTTCCGGGAATGCAATGGGTAAATAGCGAAACACTGCTCATCCAACAGCTAAACCGTCATCAAAACCAGCTCACCGTCTGGACCTACAACATCAGAACAGAGACGATAAAAGCCGTATATAAAGAAACGGAAGAAACATGGGTAGACATTTACTATCCAGATGTATCTGCAGGTGGTTGGGAAGAAAACGACCTAAAACTGGTAGACAACAATACCGCCTTTCTACGTCTTGCCGAAAGTGATGGTTGGCGACATGCATATAAAGTGTCCATCGCATCGGGTGATAAAACCCTACTGACCCCTACTGAATTTGACGTTGCCTCGATTGCTGGTGTCACGGATAGCAGCATCTACTTCCACGCCTCTCCCACAAACACCGCACAGCGCTACCTTTACAGCGCCAGCCTAAACGGAAATGGGGAAATACAGCGGATTACACCCGAAGGAGCCAATAATGGTATCAATATTTATAACTGCTCACCCAATGGTCAGTATGCCATTCAGCAACATGACGAAGCGCTAGCGCCCAGCACTTATAACCTCGTAAGTCTACCCAATCATAAAACCCTCCGGTCTTTGGTAGAAAACAACAGGTATAAACAGCAATTGGCCGATTTGAAGTTGCCCGAAATACTGTTCTTCCAAGTAGATACGGAAGAAGGTGTCCCTATCGACGGCCGAATGATCAAACCAGTGGATTTTGACCCAAGCAAGCGATACCCGGTACTTTTTCATGTCTATGGTGAACCCTGGGGCGCAGTGGCCACTGACAACTTTGTGGGGTTGTGGAATATCATGCTTGCCCAAAAAGGCTATATCATCATCGACATGGATAACCGCGGTACGCCATGTCTCAAGGGAAGCGAATGGCGAAAAAGCATCTACCGCCAGGTCGGTAGGATCAATGCCCGAGACCAAGCCTTGGCCGCCAAAGAGGTATTCAAGCAATTTCCTTTTGTGGATCAAGACAGGGTAGCTGTCTGGGGATGGAGCGGTGGTGGCTCCATGACCCAAAACCTGCTTTTCAAGTACCCTGATATCTATCACACGGGTATGGCTGTAGCGGGAGTTTCCTTACAGCTGATATATGACAATATCTACCAAGAGCGCTATATGGGGCTTCCTCAGGAAAATGTAGCCGATTTTATCGAAGGGTCTCCGATTTCACATGCCAAAAACCTAAAAGGCAACCTCCTGCTCGTCCATGGCACCAATGACGATAATGTCCATTATCAAAGCCAAGAACTGTTGGTGGATGAACTGATTCGTCACAATAAACAATTTGACATGATGGCATATCCCAACCGATCCCACGGCATCTATGAAGGCATGAATACCAGA